A stretch of Arachis hypogaea cultivar Tifrunner chromosome 15, arahy.Tifrunner.gnm2.J5K5, whole genome shotgun sequence DNA encodes these proteins:
- the LOC112749216 gene encoding alkylbase DNA glycosidase-like protein mag2, giving the protein MKRTRSQTKESISVSKSESLTASSSKLPFRAKKIPRLPSSSNNNKNKETLIPEDSTPPPLPTPKPLTSTGEMELALHHLRAADVTLAACIDAFPTPHFHTHRSPFFSLVKSIISQQLSNKASQSIEDRFVALCGGPHSVGPDSVLALSAQQLRGVGISGPKATYLHDLASKYRDGLLSDSSILEMDDETLYKKLTMVKGIGPWSVHMFMIFTLHRPDVLPVGDLVVRRGVERLYGLKPLPQPSQMEKLCEKWKPYRSVGSWYMYRLVEAKGILPLPPPTSLL; this is encoded by the coding sequence ATGAAGCGAACTCGATCTCAAACCAAAGAAAGCATTTCCGTCTCCAAATCAGAATCCCTAACCGCTTCCTCTTCCAAACTCCCATTTCGCGCCAAAAAGATCCCAAGACTCCCCTCTTCCTccaacaacaacaagaacaaagaaACCCTCATTCCCGAAGATtcaacaccaccaccactacctaCTCCGAAACCGTTGACTTCTACAGGGGAAATGGAGCTCGCACTTCACCACCTCCGTGCCGCCGATGTCACCCTCGCCGCCTGCATCGACGCCTTCCCGACGCCGCACTTCCACACTCACCGCTCTCCCTTCTTCTCCCTCGTCAAGAGCATCATCTCCCAGCAGCTCTCCAACAAGGCCTCCCAATCCATCGAGGACCGTTTCGTCGCCCTCTGCGGCGGCCCACACTCAGTTGGGCCTGACTCCGTCCTGGCTCTCTCGGCCCAACAGCTCCGCGGAGTCGGGATATCAGGGCCCAAAGCCACCTACCTGCATGATCTGGCAAGCAAGTACCGTGATGGGCTCTTGTCGGATTCGTCCATACTGGAAATGGACGACGAGACTCTCTACAAGAAGCTGACGATGGTGAAGGGAATTGGGCCTTGGTCGGTCCACATGTTCATGATCTTCACACTTCACAGGCCCGATGTTCTGCCAGTTGGAGACCTTGTTGTTAGGAGAGGTGTGGAGCGGTTGTATGGGCTGAAGCCATTGCCTCAGCCTTCGCAAATGGAGAAGCTTTGCGAGAAGTGGAAGCCCTATAGGTCTGTTGGGTCTTGGTATATGTATAGGCTTGTtgaagcaaaaggaatattgcCATTGCCACCACCAACATCCCTACTTTGA